One Acetobacterium sp. KB-1 DNA segment encodes these proteins:
- a CDS encoding RNA polymerase sigma factor, whose protein sequence is MKLFLAMVVPDNTENTQYEKKINIDEAIFTRIAAGDMAAFEEFYRQTERTVYAFVLSTLKNHDDALDVVQDTYLKIRAAAHLYKPMGKPMAWVFTIARNLSVSKIRSKQKNDSITLTDMENDLNFSYVSDAEDRLVLQTALKILSSEETEIILLHAISGFTHREIAKSLEMKLSTVLSKYHRGLKKLKKYLIEQEVI, encoded by the coding sequence ATGAAACTATTCCTTGCAATGGTGGTACCGGATAACACAGAAAACACACAATACGAAAAAAAAATAAATATCGATGAAGCCATTTTCACCCGGATTGCCGCAGGAGATATGGCCGCCTTCGAAGAATTTTACCGCCAGACGGAACGAACCGTCTATGCCTTTGTGTTGTCAACCTTAAAAAACCATGACGATGCCCTGGATGTCGTCCAGGACACCTATCTAAAGATTAGGGCGGCCGCCCATCTTTATAAGCCCATGGGTAAACCAATGGCCTGGGTCTTTACCATCGCCCGGAATCTGTCCGTCAGCAAAATCCGCAGTAAACAGAAAAATGATAGCATCACATTGACCGATATGGAAAACGATCTGAATTTTTCCTATGTCAGCGATGCCGAAGACCGACTGGTGCTTCAAACTGCACTAAAAATTCTCAGTAGTGAAGAAACCGAAATTATTCTTTTACACGCCATTTCCGGGTTTACCCACCGCGAAATTGCCAAAAGCCTGGAGATGAAGCTATCAACCGTTTTATCAAAATATCATCGCGGCTTAAAAAAATTGAAAAAATATCTCATCGAACAGGAGGTGATCTAA
- a CDS encoding IS66 family transposase, whose product MPLSSATGKGEQQKITVPSHTRKARQPGVRQEMLAGLPKEIEEYIIGPDDSCVKCGGALTVIGKRIVRTEVTYEPPKLKVKQIVQQIAKCTQCGKEGSENPKDHFQKAAIPVPVLPHSIATPSLVAQVMYQKFAMGMPFARQEKDWYRLGLILSRSNMANWTNRCSEEWXTSVYERILAELRTCEVLHMDETRIQCNREEGRKANSESYMWVIRSAACETIRAVFFHYSPTRKGEIARQLLSGFHGYLTTDAYAAYEQVENIRRNLCWSHCRRYFIDSIPLTSNGKEIPGSKGAEGRAYIDLLFKIENEIKDLPYEEIREKRLERSRPILDAFWSWVDETAAIPTTNEKLTKALNYSKNQKKYLETFLEDGRLPISNNLCEASIKPFATGRRAWLFADSPKGATANAVLYXLVESARANELNVFEYLNYLLTEIPNSDYLHQPEVLEKYLPWSQELPEVCRLNHNYKKCLK is encoded by the coding sequence GTGCCTTTATCTTCTGCAACCGGAAAAGGTGAACAGCAGAAAATAACCGTCCCCAGTCATACCCGGAAAGCCCGCCAACCCGGAGTCCGTCAGGAAATGCTTGCCGGTCTTCCGAAGGAGATTGAAGAGTACATCATTGGGCCGGATGATTCCTGCGTCAAGTGCGGTGGAGCCCTTACGGTCATCGGCAAACGGATCGTCCGAACCGAAGTGACCTATGAGCCACCAAAACTGAAGGTGAAGCAGATTGTCCAGCAGATTGCAAAATGTACCCAGTGTGGCAAAGAAGGCAGTGAGAATCCCAAGGATCATTTTCAGAAAGCCGCCATACCGGTGCCGGTACTCCCGCATTCCATTGCCACGCCGTCTCTGGTGGCTCAGGTCATGTACCAGAAGTTTGCCATGGGCATGCCCTTTGCCCGTCAGGAAAAAGACTGGTATCGGTTGGGGCTCATTCTATCCCGGTCAAACATGGCCAACTGGACAAACCGCTGCAGCGAAGAATGGCWAACYTCKGTTTATGAACGTATTCTTGCCGAACTGCGTACCTGTGAGGTGCTGCATATGGATGAGACACGGATTCAGTGTAACCGGGAGGAAGGCAGGAAAGCCAACAGCGAATCCTATATGTGGGTGATCCGTAGTGCGGCATGCGAGACAATCCGAGCCGTTTTCTTTCATTATTCGCCGACACGCAAAGGGGAGATCGCCAGGCAGCTGCTTTCCGGATTCCATGGCTATTTAACGACGGATGCGTATGCCGCTTATGAACAAGTCGAGAATATCCGGCGCAACTTATGTTGGTCGCACTGTCGTAGATATTTTATCGACAGCATTCCCTTGACCAGCAATGGGAAAGAAATCCCGGGTTCAAAGGGTGCCGAAGGACGAGCGTACATCGACCTGCTTTTTAAAATTGAGAACGAAATAAAGGATCTTCCTTATGAGGAGATCAGAGAAAAGCGTCTGGAAAGGTCACGCCCCATCCTCGATGCCTTTTGGTCGTGGGTTGACGAAACTGCGGCCATTCCAACGACAAATGAAAAGTTGACTAAAGCCCTGAATTATTCCAAAAACCAGAAGAAATATCTGGAAACCTTCCTGGAAGACGGACGTCTTCCCATCTCCAACAATCTCTGTGAGGCCAGCATCAAACCTTTTGCAACAGGGCGCCGCGCCTGGCTTTTTGCCGATTCGCCTAAAGGTGCAACCGCCAATGCGGTTCTGTACAYGCTGGTGGAATCAGCCCGGGCTAATGAACTTAATGTATTCGAATATCTGAATTACCTTCTGACAGAAATCCCCAACAGTGACTATCTGCACCAGCCGGAAGTACTTGAAAAATACCTGCCATGGTCTCAGGAATTGCCTGAGGTGTGCAGACTCAATCATAACTACAAAAAGTGCCTCAAATAA
- a CDS encoding IS66 family transposase: protein MAYPFARQEKDWYRLGLILSRSNMANWTNRCSEEWLTSXYERILAELRTCEVLHMDETRIQCNREEGRKANSESYMWVIRSAACETIRAVFFHYSPTRKGEIARQLLSGFHGYLTTDAYAAYEQVENIRRNLCWSHCRRYFIDSIPLTSNGKEIPGSKGAEGRAYIDLLFKIENEIKDLPYEEIREKRLERSRPILDAFWSWVDETAAIPTTNEKLTKALNYSKNQKKYLETFLEDGRLPISNNLCEASIKPFATGRRAWLFADSPKGATANAVLYTLVESARANELNVFEYLNYLLTEIPNSDYLHQPEVLEKYLPWSQELPEVCRLNHNYKKCLK from the coding sequence ATCGCTTACCCCTTTGCCCGTCAGGAAAAAGACTGGTATCGGTTGGGGCTCATTCTATCCCGGTCAAACATGGCYAACTGGACAAACCGCTGCAGCGAAGAATGGCTAACCTCGRTTTATGAACGTATTCTTGCCGAACTGCGTACCTGTGAGGTGCTGCATATGGATGAGACACGGATTCAGTGTAACCGGGAGGAAGGCAGGAAAGCCAACAGCGAATCCTATATGTGGGTGATCCGTAGTGCGGCATGCGAGACAATCCGAGCCGTTTTCTTTCATTATTCGCCGACACGCAAAGGGGAGATCGCCAGGCAGCTGCTTTCCGGATTCCATGGCTATTTAACGACGGATGCGTATGCCGCTTATGAACAAGTCGAGAATATCCGGCGCAACTTATGTTGGTCGCACTGTCGTAGATATTTTATCGACAGCATTCCCTTGACCAGCAATGGGAAAGAAATCCCGGGTTCAAAGGGTGCCGAAGGACGAGCGTACATCGACCTGCTTTTTAAAATTGAGAACGAAATAAAGGATCTTCCTTATGAGGAGATCAGAGAAAAGCGTCTGGAAAGGTCACGCCCCATCCTCGATGCCTTTTGGTCGTGGGTTGACGAAACTGCGGCCATTCCAACGACAAATGAAAAGTTGACTAAAGCCCTGAATTATTCCAAAAACCAGAAGAAATATCTGGAAACCTTCCTGGAAGACGGACGTCTTCCCATCTCCAACAATCTCTGTGAGGCCAGCATCAAACCTTTTGCAACAGGGCGCCGCGCCTGGCTTTTTGCCGATTCGCCTAAAGGTGCAACCGCCAATGCGGTTCTGTACACGCTGGTGGAATCAGCCCGGGCTAATGAACTTAATGTATTCGAATATCTGAATTACCTTCTGACAGAAATCCCCAACAGTGACTATCTGCACCAGCCGGAAGTACTTGAAAAATACCTGCCATGGTCTCAGGAATTGCCTGAGGTGTGCAGACTCAATCATAACTACAAAAAGTGCCTCAAATAA
- a CDS encoding DUF1659 domain-containing protein: MPVTTDFISNKLQVRSNHGMVDGKEVIKSRTYSNLKETAVDDDLYAVAEALADLQVPAMEEVLKIETSLLIP; encoded by the coding sequence ATGCCAGTAACAACAGATTTTATCAGTAACAAGCTGCAGGTTCGCTCGAACCATGGGATGGTGGATGGTAAGGAAGTGATTAAGTCACGGACTTATTCCAACCTGAAAGAAACGGCCGTCGATGATGATCTTTATGCTGTCGCCGAAGCACTTGCAGATCTGCAGGTTCCGGCCATGGAAGAAGTACTCAAAATTGAGACGAGTCTCTTGATTCCTTAA
- a CDS encoding sigma-70 family RNA polymerase sigma factor, with protein sequence MEHMFDFIERGDNVDNNEMILLVRGAKKRDTECQLALIDGFRPLMLSMIRRYIYEVDAVDDYLSEGAIVLLNAVETFNEDLGVPFSGYLKKELFYYFVNVAKVHQNFYTLDGGISEGESFSLLDTLADPTDIEGDYIRAEDFAALKRYLPQLRERQRWIIEEHYFKKRSFREIAAHIGVSSNSLVKLHRRAIADLRTYFGMNLVN encoded by the coding sequence ATGGAACATATGTTCGATTTTATTGAAAGAGGTGACAATGTGGATAATAATGAAATGATTCTTTTGGTTCGGGGCGCCAAAAAAAGGGATACGGAATGCCAATTGGCTTTAATTGACGGCTTCAGGCCTTTGATGCTGTCGATGATTCGACGTTATATTTATGAAGTGGATGCGGTTGATGATTATTTAAGTGAAGGGGCTATTGTGCTGCTAAACGCGGTGGAAACCTTTAATGAAGATCTGGGGGTTCCTTTTTCCGGCTATTTGAAAAAAGAATTGTTTTATTATTTTGTCAATGTCGCCAAGGTTCATCAGAATTTCTACACCCTTGATGGTGGGATCTCCGAGGGCGAAAGCTTTTCGCTGCTCGATACCCTTGCTGATCCCACTGATATTGAGGGTGATTATATCCGGGCCGAGGACTTCGCTGCCTTGAAGCGGTATCTGCCTCAGCTTAGGGAGCGACAACGCTGGATTATTGAGGAGCACTATTTTAAAAAACGCAGCTTTCGGGAGATTGCAGCGCATATTGGGGTCAGCTCCAACTCGCTGGTCAAACTCCATCGCCGGGCGATTGCCGATTTGCGGACATATTTTGGAATGAATCTGGTGAATTGA
- the whiA gene encoding DNA-binding protein WhiA encodes MTFSAILKKDLSKIPFGSRASQLAELSGLIGAVATIAIDGAGAMTISIKTENPSVAARCYRLVKELYQIKPKIKIEKTRKFKEHRAYRVVLDEPVVAKKILEDCLILTYNTEGQAFFANQVPDKFRKQTSQTKAYIRGAFLGSGSVSNPEKTYHLELVGKKTPLANKKIEKKSEKKSERSPAANEQCAYLQSIKAILDQYEIKSNLIHRKGHWVLYLKEGSSVVDFLSVIGAHRGLLEMENIRIVKEMRNDVNRQVNCETANLNKTIAASYDQVADIMLIKDQFGLKNLPRNLYQIAELRLNYPDASIKELGERLDPPVGKSGVYHRLKKLNQIAEDLKR; translated from the coding sequence ATGACGTTTTCAGCCATCTTAAAAAAAGATCTTTCCAAGATACCCTTTGGCTCCAGAGCCAGCCAGCTGGCTGAACTGTCGGGGCTTATTGGTGCTGTCGCAACCATTGCCATTGATGGAGCCGGAGCGATGACCATCAGCATCAAGACCGAAAATCCTTCGGTGGCGGCCAGGTGCTATCGGCTGGTGAAAGAGCTTTACCAGATCAAACCCAAAATTAAAATAGAAAAAACCCGAAAGTTCAAAGAACATCGGGCTTATCGGGTGGTGCTTGACGAACCGGTCGTCGCTAAAAAAATTCTGGAGGACTGCCTGATTCTTACCTATAACACCGAAGGCCAGGCTTTTTTTGCCAACCAGGTGCCGGATAAGTTTAGAAAACAGACCAGTCAGACAAAAGCCTATATCCGGGGGGCTTTTCTGGGATCAGGGTCCGTCTCCAATCCTGAGAAAACCTATCATCTGGAACTGGTGGGGAAGAAAACACCACTGGCGAATAAAAAAATTGAGAAAAAAAGCGAGAAAAAAAGCGAACGCAGTCCCGCCGCGAATGAACAATGCGCCTACCTCCAAAGCATTAAAGCAATCCTGGATCAGTATGAAATCAAGTCAAACCTCATTCACAGAAAAGGTCATTGGGTGCTTTATTTAAAGGAAGGCAGTAGCGTCGTCGATTTTCTCAGTGTTATCGGTGCCCATCGCGGGCTTCTGGAAATGGAAAATATTCGGATCGTCAAAGAAATGCGCAATGATGTCAACCGTCAGGTCAATTGTGAAACCGCTAATCTTAATAAAACGATCGCCGCTTCCTATGACCAGGTCGCCGATATCATGTTGATAAAAGATCAGTTCGGCCTTAAAAATCTGCCCCGTAATCTCTATCAGATCGCCGAACTGCGCCTGAACTACCCCGACGCCAGCATCAAAGAACTGGGTGAGCGCCTCGACCCCCCGGTCGGAAAATCCGGCGTTTATCATCGGCTCAAAAAACTCAACCAAATCGCCGAAGACCTAAAAAGGTAG
- a CDS encoding DUF2922 domain-containing protein, whose product MAEIKATMVFARADGKNATISVPDADPAVTETQMNATMDEILTRNVFAPDHSELVKKVSGKLISTTTNDFEMTV is encoded by the coding sequence ATGGCAGAAATTAAAGCTACAATGGTCTTTGCACGGGCTGACGGTAAAAACGCCACCATTTCAGTGCCGGATGCTGATCCGGCGGTGACCGAGACCCAAATGAACGCGACAATGGATGAAATCCTGACCCGCAATGTGTTTGCACCAGATCATAGTGAACTGGTCAAAAAAGTCAGCGGAAAGCTGATTAGCACCACAACGAATGATTTTGAGATGACGGTATAA
- a CDS encoding holin family protein has product MKTILTVLPRCFAVLGSVIGFLLGGFDGYLYTLLGLILIDYLTGLVLAAAKRQVSSQIGFVGIMKKMLILVMVALGHLLDVNLLGGGAALRTAVIFFYAANEGISITENLAALGFPMPQQLKQVLKQLSED; this is encoded by the coding sequence ATGAAGACGATTTTAACGGTGTTGCCACGGTGTTTTGCTGTTTTGGGATCGGTTATCGGGTTTCTTTTGGGCGGGTTTGACGGGTATTTGTATACACTGCTGGGCCTGATTTTAATTGATTATCTGACTGGGCTGGTGCTGGCAGCGGCAAAGCGGCAGGTGTCGAGCCAAATTGGTTTTGTCGGGATTATGAAAAAGATGCTTATTCTGGTGATGGTGGCCCTGGGTCACCTACTGGATGTTAACCTGCTGGGTGGCGGTGCCGCCCTGCGAACGGCGGTTATTTTCTTTTATGCGGCTAATGAAGGGATCAGCATTACCGAAAATCTGGCGGCACTGGGGTTCCCGATGCCACAGCAGTTAAAACAGGTGCTTAAGCAATTGAGCGAGGATTGA
- a CDS encoding PocR ligand-binding domain-containing protein — protein MEKKLSYTVDELIDLNVLQQFQDSFAKALGMASVSVDNVKGTITEPSNFTDFCMKYTRGSTEGNKRCVACDIEGGKKSGNTGKPAVYSCHAGLVDFAAPIMVDGQQIGAILGGQVLDAPPDEDKFRRIAREIGVDEDEYIAALRKITIVPREKINAAADMLYVFANSISKMGHHNRLLVDETEKFQVISEDMFENIRSVTDVVNNFSTQIESLIKASDELLESSTISKNKVKETDSILKFIRDVATQTNLLGLNAAIEATRAGEFGRGFNVVADEVRKLAVMSVDSAKKIETILDSIVLSMNSVESQASKSFKIISEHQAAMGEINEKLSMLNQISDKLKVEIKNLQDNLY, from the coding sequence ATGGAAAAAAAGTTAAGCTACACCGTCGATGAACTCATTGATTTAAATGTCTTGCAGCAGTTTCAGGACAGTTTTGCCAAGGCCCTGGGGATGGCCAGCGTTTCGGTGGATAATGTCAAAGGGACGATTACCGAACCCAGCAATTTTACTGATTTTTGTATGAAATACACCCGTGGCTCCACTGAGGGGAACAAGCGCTGTGTTGCCTGTGATATTGAAGGCGGTAAAAAATCCGGGAATACCGGCAAGCCGGCGGTTTATTCCTGCCATGCCGGACTGGTCGATTTTGCGGCGCCCATTATGGTGGATGGTCAGCAGATTGGCGCAATCCTCGGCGGTCAGGTGCTGGATGCGCCCCCCGACGAAGATAAGTTTCGCCGGATCGCCCGGGAAATTGGCGTCGATGAAGATGAATACATTGCGGCCCTGCGAAAAATCACCATTGTTCCGCGGGAAAAAATTAATGCCGCCGCCGATATGCTTTATGTCTTTGCCAATTCTATTTCTAAAATGGGCCATCACAACCGCTTACTGGTTGATGAAACCGAAAAATTCCAGGTTATTTCTGAAGATATGTTTGAAAACATTCGCTCGGTAACCGATGTGGTTAATAATTTTTCAACCCAGATTGAGTCGCTGATTAAAGCATCGGACGAACTACTGGAATCTTCGACAATTTCCAAGAATAAGGTAAAAGAAACCGATTCAATTCTTAAATTTATTCGCGATGTTGCCACCCAAACCAATCTGCTGGGACTAAACGCCGCCATTGAAGCCACCCGGGCCGGTGAATTTGGCCGGGGCTTTAACGTCGTCGCCGATGAGGTCCGGAAACTGGCCGTCATGAGTGTGGATTCTGCTAAGAAGATTGAAACCATTCTTGACAGCATTGTTTTAAGTATGAACTCGGTGGAATCTCAGGCATCTAAGTCCTTCAAGATCATCAGCGAACATCAGGCAGCGATGGGCGAAATTAATGAAAAACTGAGTATGCTTAATCAGATCTCCGATAAGCTCAAGGTTGAGATTAAGAATTTGCAAGATAATTTATACTAG
- the yvcK gene encoding gluconeogenesis factor YvcK family protein, with protein MDMKEYIREFTLKDIVKVRNPKVVAIGGGTGLSVILRGLKKYTNNLTAIVTVGDDGGGSGKLREDLGILPPGDIRSCILALADDENVMQELFNYRFPGGCMEGQSFGNLFLAAMNGISSDFYDAVRRTSDVLQIKGEVLPVTLSQMVLMATLENGAVIEGESSIPKAALAQQSPVARMFLKQPKISPLPETIEAIKNADMIVLGPGSLYTSVIPNLLVKDVARAIFDSRARRFYICNIMTQPGETDGYTQEDHIRAIEAHLDQAEGRLFDYVVANTGNLPKSIEEKYKKCEAAVVEIKNPLKQYAYILDDYVVMENGFVRHDADLLARRIFETYVK; from the coding sequence ATGGATATGAAAGAATACATTAGGGAGTTCACCTTGAAAGACATTGTTAAAGTGAGAAACCCCAAGGTCGTCGCCATTGGCGGCGGCACCGGTTTATCCGTCATTCTCCGGGGACTTAAAAAATACACCAATAATCTTACCGCCATCGTCACCGTTGGTGATGACGGTGGCGGATCAGGAAAACTACGAGAAGACCTGGGCATCCTCCCTCCAGGTGACATCAGAAGCTGCATTCTGGCTTTGGCTGACGACGAAAACGTCATGCAGGAGCTTTTTAATTATCGCTTTCCCGGGGGCTGTATGGAAGGCCAGAGCTTTGGCAATCTTTTTCTGGCCGCGATGAATGGGATCAGCAGTGATTTTTATGACGCTGTCCGGCGGACCTCCGATGTCCTTCAAATAAAAGGCGAGGTGTTGCCCGTGACCTTGTCTCAAATGGTGCTGATGGCGACCCTGGAAAACGGAGCCGTCATCGAAGGGGAGTCGTCGATTCCCAAAGCGGCTCTCGCGCAACAGAGCCCCGTTGCCCGAATGTTTTTAAAACAGCCAAAGATCAGCCCGCTGCCAGAAACCATCGAAGCCATTAAAAACGCCGACATGATTGTCCTGGGGCCGGGCAGTCTTTATACCAGTGTGATTCCCAATTTGTTGGTGAAGGATGTTGCCCGAGCGATCTTTGACAGTCGGGCCAGACGTTTTTACATCTGTAATATCATGACTCAGCCGGGTGAAACTGACGGTTACACCCAGGAAGATCATATCCGGGCCATCGAAGCCCACCTGGACCAAGCCGAAGGCCGACTCTTTGACTATGTGGTGGCCAACACCGGCAATCTGCCTAAAAGTATCGAAGAAAAATATAAAAAATGCGAAGCCGCAGTGGTGGAAATCAAAAATCCCCTCAAACAATACGCGTATATTCTGGATGACTACGTCGTCATGGAGAATGGGTTTGTCCGTCACGATGCCGACCTCCTGGCCCGCCGCATCTTCGAAACCTACGTAAAATAA